One part of the Cystobacter ferrugineus genome encodes these proteins:
- the ppk1 gene encoding polyphosphate kinase 1, translating into MPKRASSKSSSSKTAERDVIPPGTDVSDGSLFFNRELSWLAFNNRVLQLAEDPSVPLLERVKFCAIYARNLDEFFMIRVARLHEQMSNRVARLVPDGATPGETLGKMHERILEQGNRHSDCFERQLRPALADKGIRIFSMKELDAEGRAQVEQRFREQIFPVLTPLAIGLGRHFPYISNLSLSLAVLLRDPVTDTENVARVKVPKELLSRFVPLKGGTSFVPLEEVIAHNLGTLFPGMEVLDQGLFRVTRDADFTVSEDAEDLLVAVQTELRQRRFGDVIRLEYQAGMNPKLLEPLMEALSLEPQHLYEERGLLDLSDVMAIVATPGFAELRDPPWTPVTQPRLQSEDDGEVTPVMTAMRRGALLVHHPYESFTTSVERFVTEAVEDPDVLAIKQTVYRTSDKSPLVPALIRATERGKQAVCMVELKARFDERTNIRWALALEEAGVHVVYGIPGLKTHAKAILIVRREGEKVRHYVHVGTGNYNSKTARLYTDLGLFTTDPDIGADVADLFNFLTGFARPKTFRKLLVAPVNMREGLLEEVRRTIAQHTPENPSRILLKMNALVDPVMIRALYDASSAGVKVELNIRGICCLRPQVPGVSENIRVVSTLGRFLEHSRVYLFERGGETRCYIGSADLMPRNLDHRVEALTPVEDPTLIAQVRDIIERCLAENTHAWVLQADGSWLRRPPEGEKRWAQQELMERAVRMAQASTGRPLP; encoded by the coding sequence ATGCCCAAGCGCGCATCCAGCAAGAGTTCCTCCAGCAAGACCGCCGAGCGCGACGTCATTCCCCCCGGCACGGACGTGTCGGACGGCAGCCTGTTCTTCAACCGCGAGCTGTCCTGGCTCGCCTTCAACAACCGCGTGCTCCAACTCGCCGAGGATCCCTCGGTGCCGCTGCTGGAGCGCGTGAAGTTCTGCGCCATCTACGCGCGCAACCTCGACGAATTCTTCATGATCCGCGTGGCGCGGCTGCACGAGCAGATGAGCAACCGCGTCGCCCGGCTCGTGCCCGATGGTGCCACCCCGGGCGAGACGCTCGGCAAGATGCACGAGCGCATCCTCGAACAGGGCAATCGCCACTCGGATTGTTTTGAACGCCAACTGCGGCCCGCGCTGGCGGACAAGGGCATCCGCATCTTCTCCATGAAGGAGCTGGACGCGGAGGGGCGCGCCCAGGTGGAGCAGCGCTTCCGCGAGCAGATCTTCCCCGTGCTCACGCCACTGGCCATCGGCCTCGGGCGGCACTTCCCCTATATCTCCAACCTGTCGCTGAGCCTGGCGGTGCTGCTGCGAGATCCGGTGACGGACACGGAGAACGTGGCGCGGGTGAAGGTGCCCAAGGAGCTGCTCTCGCGCTTCGTGCCGCTCAAGGGGGGCACGTCCTTCGTGCCGCTCGAGGAGGTCATCGCCCACAACCTCGGGACCCTGTTCCCGGGCATGGAGGTGTTGGACCAGGGGCTGTTCCGCGTCACCCGGGACGCGGACTTCACCGTGTCCGAGGACGCCGAGGATCTGCTCGTGGCGGTGCAGACCGAGCTGCGCCAGCGCCGCTTCGGCGACGTCATCCGCCTGGAGTACCAGGCGGGGATGAACCCCAAGCTGCTCGAGCCCCTCATGGAGGCGCTGTCACTGGAGCCCCAGCATCTCTACGAGGAGAGGGGCCTGCTGGATCTGTCGGACGTGATGGCGATCGTCGCCACGCCCGGCTTCGCCGAGCTGAGGGATCCGCCGTGGACGCCCGTCACCCAGCCCCGGTTGCAGTCGGAGGACGATGGCGAGGTCACCCCGGTGATGACGGCCATGCGCCGGGGCGCCCTGCTCGTCCACCACCCGTACGAGTCCTTCACCACCTCGGTGGAGCGCTTCGTCACGGAGGCGGTGGAGGATCCGGACGTGCTCGCCATCAAGCAGACGGTGTACCGCACCTCGGACAAGTCGCCGCTGGTGCCCGCGCTCATCCGCGCCACCGAGCGCGGCAAGCAGGCGGTGTGCATGGTGGAGCTCAAGGCGCGCTTCGACGAGCGCACCAACATCCGCTGGGCGCTCGCGCTGGAGGAGGCCGGGGTGCACGTCGTCTACGGCATTCCCGGCCTCAAGACGCACGCCAAGGCCATCCTCATCGTGCGCCGCGAGGGCGAGAAGGTGCGCCACTACGTGCACGTGGGCACCGGCAACTACAACTCCAAGACGGCCCGGCTCTACACCGACCTGGGCCTGTTCACCACGGATCCGGACATCGGCGCCGACGTGGCCGACCTCTTCAACTTCCTCACCGGCTTCGCCCGCCCCAAGACCTTCCGCAAGCTGCTCGTGGCCCCCGTCAACATGCGCGAGGGCCTGCTCGAGGAAGTCCGCCGCACCATCGCCCAGCACACCCCGGAGAACCCCTCGCGCATCCTGTTGAAGATGAACGCGCTGGTGGATCCGGTGATGATCCGCGCCCTCTACGACGCCTCGAGCGCCGGCGTGAAGGTGGAGCTCAACATCCGCGGCATCTGCTGCCTGCGCCCCCAGGTGCCCGGCGTCTCGGAGAACATCCGCGTCGTCTCCACGCTCGGCCGCTTCCTGGAGCACTCGCGCGTCTACCTCTTCGAGCGCGGCGGCGAGACGCGCTGCTACATCGGCTCGGCGGACCTCATGCCGCGCAACCTCGACCACCGCGTCGAGGCGCTCACCCCCGTGGAGGACCCCACCCTCATCGCCCAGGTGCGCGACATCATCGAGCGCTGCCTCGCCGAGAACACCCATGCCTGGGTGCTCCAGGCCGATGGCTCCTGGCTGCGCCGTCCCCCGGAAGGCGAGAAGCGCTGGGCCCAGCAGGAGCTGATGGAGCGCGCGGTGCGCATGGCCCAGGCCTCCACCGGCCGGCCCCTCCCCTGA
- a CDS encoding YebC/PmpR family DNA-binding transcriptional regulator: MGAQWKHKGRTEHAAAKGRLFTKLVKELIIAAKAGGPEVGSNPRLRLAVDQAKKASMPRDTLERAIKKGAGLLDEPVNYELVTYEGFAPHQVPVIVECLTDNKNRTATNIRVLFRKGQLASTGAVSWDFNRLGVIEASPPEGGADAETAAIEAGAQELEPGDEGATRFLTAPTELDAVSRALTGLGWTVSAQSLAWVAKNPVHLEGEQRAEVESFLEAMDEDDDVQNIYVGLK; the protein is encoded by the coding sequence ATGGGCGCTCAGTGGAAGCACAAGGGCCGCACGGAGCACGCGGCCGCGAAGGGCCGGCTGTTCACCAAGCTGGTCAAGGAACTCATCATCGCCGCCAAGGCCGGTGGGCCGGAGGTGGGCTCCAATCCCCGGCTGCGTCTGGCCGTCGATCAGGCCAAGAAGGCCTCGATGCCGCGCGACACGCTGGAGCGCGCCATCAAGAAGGGCGCGGGCCTGTTGGATGAGCCGGTGAACTACGAGCTCGTCACCTACGAGGGCTTCGCGCCCCACCAGGTGCCGGTGATCGTCGAGTGCCTCACCGACAACAAGAACCGCACCGCCACCAACATCCGGGTGCTCTTCCGCAAGGGGCAGTTGGCCTCCACGGGCGCGGTGTCGTGGGACTTCAACCGCCTGGGCGTCATCGAGGCCTCGCCCCCGGAAGGTGGCGCCGACGCCGAGACCGCCGCCATCGAGGCGGGCGCGCAGGAACTCGAGCCCGGAGACGAGGGCGCCACGCGCTTCCTCACCGCGCCCACGGAGTTGGACGCGGTGAGCCGCGCCCTCACGGGCCTGGGCTGGACGGTGAGCGCGCAGAGCCTCGCCTGGGTCGCCAAGAATCCGGTGCACCTGGAGGGCGAGCAGCGCGCCGAGGTCGAGTCGTTCCTGGAGGCCATGGACGAGGACGACGACGTGCAGAACATCTACGTCGGTCTCAAGTGA
- a CDS encoding tyrosinase family protein, with the protein MSREELNTRLRELLSSREPESHAIPRTPEGGLSLFAPPSPEHRFLPSLPAHLEQALSTAAHFMTLANARPGEEGLAAVLDVAKWGVRLGDPEWVRYALRLFLAHHPEGRALTVPPLHERAPHLVLPSRRTMPPRKGSPGVPGAEVWLDYFREDSGLNEAVETWRVRYPAAGHPDPTQPSRRVLPARHAEAFWHTHQQLLARYDTERLSFGMPRTAPLQDFTAPLNEAYDSRLPGFAPRPPGLSLQGMPGYGVEDHATRRDRLCAAASSGLLWHGNTPIDIDSVEQLAHTVESTPASLDGEAWRDPLGPHGSYHHMGQLLLACLRSPRDKSGLPGVLASPATAARDPLFYRWHRHVDDILDAWRSTNQSPHDLSEQTPVRMRAWMTEGPAPMHQSPDLLLCLDKDVPGMGSPDFDGQRWGEEQFGGEHWDGRPPSFPMTTHVLRTHLAQRPVRLPDGSEVLKPRLEHEPFSYFLRMENLLPREQRVTVRIHLVAEPFVDERRMWMEMDCFVHTLRPSERAVLFRPSRLATVVNERGWPAHLLLPRGRREGMLFRFQVTVTGEGQETETSGEWGFPFNRPFAPGQRIVDLSKRPDVATRNIWLIHEEG; encoded by the coding sequence GTGAGCCGCGAGGAGCTGAACACCCGGCTCCGGGAGCTGCTGTCGAGCCGGGAGCCGGAGTCCCACGCGATCCCCCGGACGCCCGAGGGAGGCCTGTCGCTCTTCGCGCCGCCCTCCCCCGAGCATCGCTTCCTGCCGTCGCTGCCCGCGCACCTGGAGCAGGCGCTGTCCACGGCCGCCCACTTCATGACGCTGGCCAATGCCCGGCCCGGCGAGGAGGGACTCGCGGCGGTGCTGGACGTGGCGAAGTGGGGCGTGCGGTTGGGCGACCCCGAGTGGGTGAGGTACGCGCTGCGGCTCTTCCTCGCCCACCACCCCGAGGGCCGCGCGCTCACCGTGCCCCCGCTGCACGAGCGCGCTCCCCACCTCGTGCTGCCCTCGCGCAGGACGATGCCGCCCCGCAAGGGCTCGCCGGGCGTCCCGGGCGCGGAGGTGTGGCTGGACTACTTCCGCGAGGACTCCGGACTCAACGAGGCCGTGGAGACCTGGCGGGTGCGGTACCCGGCCGCCGGCCATCCGGATCCCACGCAACCCTCCCGGCGCGTGCTCCCCGCCCGGCACGCGGAGGCGTTCTGGCACACGCACCAGCAGTTGCTCGCCCGTTACGACACGGAGCGCCTGTCGTTCGGCATGCCCCGCACCGCGCCCCTGCAGGACTTCACGGCGCCCCTCAACGAGGCCTATGACTCCCGCCTGCCCGGCTTCGCGCCCCGCCCGCCCGGGCTGAGCCTCCAGGGCATGCCCGGCTACGGTGTCGAGGACCATGCCACCCGGAGGGATCGGCTCTGCGCCGCGGCCTCCTCGGGGCTGTTGTGGCACGGGAACACGCCCATCGACATCGACAGCGTGGAGCAGCTCGCCCACACGGTCGAGTCCACGCCCGCGTCCCTCGATGGTGAGGCCTGGCGCGACCCGCTCGGTCCCCATGGCTCGTACCACCACATGGGACAGCTCCTCCTCGCCTGTCTGCGCTCGCCGAGGGACAAGAGTGGCCTGCCCGGCGTGCTGGCCTCTCCCGCCACTGCGGCGAGGGATCCGCTCTTCTACCGCTGGCACCGCCACGTGGACGACATCCTCGACGCGTGGCGGAGCACGAACCAGTCCCCGCACGACCTGTCCGAGCAGACCCCGGTGCGGATGCGCGCGTGGATGACCGAGGGCCCGGCGCCCATGCACCAGAGCCCGGACCTGCTGCTGTGTCTGGACAAGGACGTGCCCGGAATGGGCTCGCCGGACTTCGACGGGCAGCGCTGGGGCGAGGAGCAATTTGGAGGAGAGCACTGGGATGGACGGCCTCCGTCCTTCCCGATGACCACGCACGTGCTGCGCACCCACCTGGCGCAGCGCCCGGTGCGGCTGCCGGATGGCTCGGAGGTGCTCAAGCCGCGGCTGGAGCACGAGCCCTTCTCCTACTTCCTGCGGATGGAGAACCTGCTACCGCGCGAGCAGCGGGTGACGGTGCGCATCCACCTGGTGGCCGAGCCCTTCGTGGACGAGCGGCGGATGTGGATGGAGATGGATTGCTTCGTCCACACGCTGCGGCCCTCGGAGCGCGCGGTCCTCTTCCGTCCGTCCCGTCTGGCCACCGTGGTGAACGAGCGGGGCTGGCCCGCGCACCTGCTGCTGCCCCGGGGCCGGCGCGAGGGCATGCTCTTCCGCTTCCAGGTGACCGTCACCGGCGAGGGCCAGGAGACCGAGACCTCGGGCGAGTGGGGCTTCCCGTTCAACCGGCCCTTCGCTCCGGGTCAGCGCATCGTGGATCTGTCCAAGCGGCCCGACGTCGCGACTCGCAACATCTGGCTCATCCACGAGGAAGGCTGA